The Lycium barbarum isolate Lr01 chromosome 9, ASM1917538v2, whole genome shotgun sequence genome has a segment encoding these proteins:
- the LOC132612194 gene encoding putative late blight resistance protein homolog R1A-10, whose amino-acid sequence MVSFERETEMLIEQLVTGPRESDLISIFGMPGLGKTTLAKKLYNHEAIYNRFNIRLWCCSSQTYDKRALLFQLLGHISELDDSTKNMSNDELAEKLYKHLKRKRYLVVVDNVWSSEAWDDIKRPFPDDDKGSRIILTTRLESIATYAMISSSPHHLCLFTEEESWMLLKEKVFREGDCPQELEGIEDQKVPVKKLIRLWIAENFVEASTTSKSLELVAMDYFMDLISRNLVMVAKTNSLGEVKAVHIHDLIHEFSLMKAKSGNFLLRIHNQFVIIFPSSQGRSGHLNIVEPTCAVSSGQNITTLRFSSSVNSPLVDLDFTRSWKHLRVLDLSSVNLRKTLVYALQYLIHLKYLELQQLKSLKVGVSELVPALDPYGFEDFTYPSNLKKLTLVNLKLSWIKISTIGRLSNLEVLKLEQHAFKGRQWDVKDGDFPNLKVLKLMDLGFSEWTASDDSYPNLQQVLMQSCWNLKEIPESFGSKCTMQLIEVRSCPSIESSALKIKEMQIEEMGNSEFKVNIWKWKSQIFSEKVV is encoded by the exons ATGGTCAGTTTTGAAAGAGAGACTGAAATGCTGATAGAGCAACTTGTGACAGGACCTCGGGAATCAGATTTGATCTCAATTTTTGGAATGCCAGGACTAGGCAAAACAACTTTGGCTAAGAAATTGTATAATCATGAAGCCATTTACAATCGCTTCAATATTCGCTTGTGGTGTTGCTCTTCCCAAACTTATGATAAGAGAGCTCTCCTGTTTCAATTATTGGGTCACATTTCTGAGCTTGATGATAGTACCAAAAATATGAGTAATGATGAACTAGCTGAGAAGCTATACAAACATCTGAAGAGAAAGAGGTACCTTGTTGTTGTGGATAACGTGTGGAGTTCTGAGGCATGGGATGATATAAAGAGGCCTTTTCCAGATGATGATAAGGGAAGTAGGATTATTTTGACAACCAGACTTGAATCGATTGCCACATATGCCATGATCTCATCGAGTCCTCATCACCTTTGTTTGTTCACAGAAGAAGAAAGTTGGATGCTACTGAAGGAGAAGGTATTCAGAGAAGGTGATTGTCCCCAAGAACTCGAGGGGATAG AGGACCAGAAAGTTCCAGTCAAAAAACTGATAAGACTATGGATCGCGGAAAATTTTGTTGAAGCCAGTACTACATCGAAGAGCTTAGAGTTGGTTGCGATGGattatttcatggatttaattAGCAGGAACCTAGTAATGGTAGCAAAAACAAATTCCTTAGGGGAGGTCAAAGCCGTACATATTCATGATTTAATACACGAATTCAGCCTGATGAAAGCTAAAAGTGGAAACTTTTTGCTGAGGATACATAATCAGTT TGTGATTATATTTCCATCTTCCCAAGGGAGGTCTGGACATCTGAATATCGTAGAACCAACTTGTGCAGTTAGTTCTGGTCAAAATATCACCACATTACGATTCAGTTCCAGTGTAAATTCTCCTTTGGTTGATTTAGATTTTACTAGATCCTGGAAGCACCTGAGAGTATTAGATTTGAGTTCCGTAAACCTGCGTAAGACACTTGTATATGCATTACAATATCTGATTCATTTGAAGTATTTGGAGCTGCA ACAACTCAAATCTCTCAAGGTTGGTGTCTCTGAGCTTGTGCCAGCGTTAGATCCTTATGGTTTTGAGGACTTTACATACCCATCAAACCTCAAGAAATTAACTTTGGTAAATCTTAAGCTCTCCTGGATTAAAATTTCAACCATTGGCAGATTGTCCAACCTTGAAGTTCTGAAATTAGAGCAACATGCTTTCAAAGGGAGACAATGGGACGTTAAGGACGGGGACTTTCCTAACCTTAAAGTCTTGAAGCTAATGGATCTAGGATTCTCAGAATGGACTGCATCTGATGACTCATATCCCAACCTACAACAAGTACTGATGCAAAGTTGTTGGAACCTAAAGGAAATTCCTGAAAGTTTCGGGAGCAAGTGTACAATGCAACTGATTGAGGTAAGATCATGTCCCTCAATTGAAAGTTCTGCCCTGAAAATTAAGGAAATGCAAATTGAGGAGATGGGAAATTCGGAATTCAAGGTCAATATTTGGAAGTGGAAATCACAAATCTTCAGCGAAAAAGTTGTTTAG
- the LOC132609474 gene encoding peptidyl-prolyl cis-trans isomerase FKBP13, chloroplastic-like: protein MNSVPLSIGTYIPTNHNTLKSLCIKNSQTTTNPIPHFTKLKETVSPLPCLFTRREALTALGLGFSATFFESNIEAFAAEEATTTECEFAVTPSGLAYCDKVVGYGPEAVKGQLIKK, encoded by the exons ATGAATTCAGTTCCTTTGTCCATTGGAACATACATTCCAACAAACCACAACACACTCAAATCACTCTGTATCAAAAATTCTCAAACAACAACTAACCCAATTCCACATTTTACCAAACTCAAAGAGACAGTTAGTCCATTGCCTTGTTTGTTCACAAGAAGAGAAGCTCTTACTGCTCTTGGCTTGGGTTTTTCGGCGACTTTTTTCGAGTCGAATATTGAAGCATTTGCTGCAGAAGAAGCTACAACTACGGAATGTGAATTTGCAGTTACTCCTTCAGGTCTTGCTTATTGTGATAAAGTTGTTGGTTATGGCCCTGAAGCTGTTAAAGGCCAATTGATCAAG AAATAA